The genomic DNA ATAAAAAATTAATCCACCCTGTTAAATAGTCGCGTCAGCGAATTTAACAGGGCAAGAAAATGAAAAAAATTTTACCGATTTTAATAGGAACCCTTTTAGCCCTGCCTTTATTGGTTGGACCCACGGTTGTACTGTCAGGCACACCACCCGAAGCAGCTCCGATGGTTGAAATTATGCCTGCCCTAACCAGAATTACTAATTGGGTTTTCGCTATTTTAATGATTGTTGCCGTGATAATGATAATTGTCGGCGGTTTTCACTTTGTTACTGCGGCTGGAGATGAAACAATGATTAAAAGAGGCAAAACCATGCTTACTTATGCTATTGCCGGAATAATAGTGGCTTTACTTGCCAGAGGATTGGTAGCTTTTATCAGAATGATAGTAGGAGCACCAGCAGCACCACCATTACCATAATGATAATAGAAACAAGATAGTAAGGGCAAAAGGACAATAGAAAATTAAATTAATTTACCAACCTTCCTTTTTAAATTAAAAAATTAATAAAAGGAAGGTTGGCTTTTAATAAAAAAACAGGCAGTTGCGCAGAATTGGCATATTTACCCTGTATTAATTTTGCCGAGGTGGTGAAACCGGAAAACACGTAGGATTTAGGATCCTATGGCGAAAGCCTTGTGGGTTCAAATCCCACCCTCGGCATAGGCAAAATTTTGCGGGGCGCTTATGGCTTAGGACTGTCTGGGTTTAAATCTCTCTCTTGCCAATTTTTAATTTTGAAAATTCATTTTTAATTTTGAAAAAATTTTCTGTTTAATCATATCGGAAACTAAAAATTCCCCGCATAATAAGCAACTATGTTTCAAAAACTAAGAAAAATAAAGGGGGAGATTAAGTTTAAAATAAAAGAACTAAGGGCTCGGCCGGCAGAAATTTGTTTCAAAATTATTTTAATTGGCATTCTCTTAATTTTATGTACCCCCCTTGTTGTTGATGGAAAATATTTCTATCCCCATCTTGTTCCTAAGACCCTTTATTTTATAGGATTGACTCAGATAATTTTTATTACTTGGTTAATTTTAAACATTTTTTCTAAAGATTTTCGGCCCCGATTGAATTCCCTTTTTTTATTTATAATTTTATTTATCGGCGCCTTGATTTTGGGTTCAATTTTCGGAGTAGATTTTTGGCGAAGTTTTTGGGGAGAGCATCAAAGAATGGACGGTCTTTTTGTTTATTTCCATTTGTTCCTTTTCTTTGTTGTTATTTCTTCTTTTTTAAAAAAAGAACAGGACTGGCTGGTGATTTTTGGAATTTCGGTTTCGGTTGCTGTTTTAATAAGCTTGCTTAGTCTACTTGCTTTGGTTGATGTCAATTTACCTTCCATATTACTTCCTCCTCATGGGGGGGTAACCCTTGGTAATAGTTCTTTTTTGGGAACTTATTTACTTTTTAATATTTTTTTAGTTTTTTATTTATTTTTAAATTCTCAAAAAGCGTTTTCTTTAACCTCCCGAGCGCCAGCGAAAGGGGGAGAAGAAAGTTTGCTTTCTTCGACCTCCCGAGCGCCAGCGAAAGGGGGAGAAGAAAGTTTGCTTTCTTCGACCAAAGATTTAAAAATTTATTCAGTAATATCTTTTCTTATAATTTTTTCGGCTTTATTATTAAGTGGAGCCAGGGCAGCGATTATTTCTTTTTTTGGAGGAGTAATTTTACTTTTTTTATTTTGGTTAATTTTTTGTCAAAAAGGGAATCTAAAAATAATTGGCATTTCTTTTTTAATAATTTTTTTTATTTTAATTTCCTCTTTAATTTATTTAGCTTTTCAGCCCGGAACTTTTGTTTTTGAGACAATAACCAGAATGGCCAGTCGGTCAAGATTTCTTACCTGGCAGATATCCTGGCAGGGATTTCTTGAACGCCCTTGGTTCGGTTGGGGATTAGAAAATGTTGAAATAATGTATAATCAAAATTTTTCTGCCAAGTCCTTTCTTCCGGAATACGGCGGAGAAATTTTACATGATGAGACCCTTAATATTATTTTTGATACTTTAATTGCCGGCGGAATTTTTGGATTGATTTTTTATCTTGTCATTTTGGGAACCGTTTTTTATCTACTTTGGAAAAAATTTTCTCAAAAGGAAATTGATTTTTCAATTTTTGGAGTATTTTCGGCACTTTTGATTTCTCATTTTGCTCTAAGTCTAACCCTTTCTAATATGATTAGCGATTC from Candidatus Nealsonbacteria bacterium includes the following:
- a CDS encoding O-antigen ligase family protein gives rise to the protein MFQKLRKIKGEIKFKIKELRARPAEICFKIILIGILLILCTPLVVDGKYFYPHLVPKTLYFIGLTQIIFITWLILNIFSKDFRPRLNSLFLFIILFIGALILGSIFGVDFWRSFWGEHQRMDGLFVYFHLFLFFVVISSFLKKEQDWLVIFGISVSVAVLISLLSLLALVDVNLPSILLPPHGGVTLGNSSFLGTYLLFNIFLVFYLFLNSQKAFSLTSRAPAKGGEESLLSSTSRAPAKGGEESLLSSTKDLKIYSVISFLIIFSALLLSGARAAIISFFGGVILLFLFWLIFCQKGNLKIIGISFLIIFFILISSLIYLAFQPGTFVFETITRMASRSRFLTWQISWQGFLERPWFGWGLENVEIMYNQNFSAKSFLPEYGGEILHDETLNIIFDTLIAGGIFGLIFYLVILGTVFYLLWKKFSQKEIDFSIFGVFSALLISHFALSLTLSNMISDSLMFFLVLGFIGSLARNDFQKKEYFIPLPNKAIFSAKIIFLIVILLVLFCFSFLKFVIQPFRASFLVIQAINNPVPQERIILYQRALETSPLGKHLKRDFFARTSMSFIKEGIDGGASKEDLKLELNFISQELRKSIKESPFDFNFYLRLGQVYNLYGLIDPSKSYQAENILKKGLQISPNHQQAYWELADAYFFQKQFDKSLFLLEKAIKLESKVFVSHLRAIRFAQKIGDYELAEKKIQEAIKINHIWEQELRNNME
- a CDS encoding pilin, which encodes MKKILPILIGTLLALPLLVGPTVVLSGTPPEAAPMVEIMPALTRITNWVFAILMIVAVIMIIVGGFHFVTAAGDETMIKRGKTMLTYAIAGIIVALLARGLVAFIRMIVGAPAAPPLP